In Panacibacter ginsenosidivorans, the following proteins share a genomic window:
- a CDS encoding uracil-DNA glycosylase family protein produces the protein MKTFAENILDFLFDLELPFKLPNKIEVLDAHKLPEVHAACKIFYEKFYTDHNERYLLIGINPGRFGGGVTGIPFTDPVRLQNDCGIENNFQKKQELSSVFIYDMINAYGGTQKFYSKFYISAVSPLGFVRAGKNLNYYDDKVLQQRIEPFVIDCMEKQIVFGIKRNICFCIGEGENFKYLKKLNEKHAWFDEIKALSHPRFVMQYKLKTKDLYIQQYIHAFARVTQA, from the coding sequence ATGAAAACATTTGCAGAGAACATACTTGATTTTCTATTTGATTTAGAACTACCATTTAAACTGCCCAATAAAATAGAAGTATTAGATGCGCACAAACTGCCTGAAGTACATGCAGCCTGTAAAATTTTTTATGAAAAATTTTATACAGATCATAATGAAAGATACTTGCTTATTGGCATTAACCCCGGCCGTTTCGGTGGTGGCGTAACCGGTATTCCGTTTACAGACCCTGTACGTTTACAAAATGATTGCGGTATTGAAAATAACTTTCAAAAGAAACAGGAGCTTTCTTCTGTTTTTATTTATGATATGATCAATGCGTATGGAGGCACACAAAAATTCTACAGTAAGTTTTATATTTCAGCAGTTAGTCCGTTGGGTTTTGTAAGAGCAGGAAAGAACCTGAATTATTATGATGATAAGGTATTACAACAACGTATAGAACCATTTGTAATTGATTGCATGGAGAAGCAAATTGTTTTTGGTATTAAAAGAAACATTTGTTTCTGCATTGGTGAAGGAGAAAATTTTAAATACCTCAAAAAACTGAATGAAAAACATGCATGGTTTGATGAGATAAAAGCACTTTCACATCCAAGATTTGTGATGCAGTACAAGCTGAAAACAAAAGACCTTTATATTCAGCAATACATTCATGCGTTTGCACGGGTAACGCAGGCTTGA
- a CDS encoding CHASE3 domain-containing protein, whose amino-acid sequence MKLQIENRVKAGYIAVFLLLTLSYISFFISTSKLKEQTTLVQHTNIIINRLQSLLSHLTDAETGSRGYMIIKDTQFLSEYNESFSLLKPDFLALRELWKDNEMQETRLETLKTRINEKYRIMKEMIISFDNHDMQTTDSLKSMSYHGKEVMDTIRDMVNTMENTEKNFLAERTNKMNSVLKTLNVFIITSIIIAVVLALYSWVVYNKENRAKKIAASHATRYRIELEKRVDELNEANRELKELRSIEKFAASGRIARQMAHEIRNPLTNIGLASEQLRSDLNGNEDYVIFFDMIDRNAKRINQLVSDLLNSTKFAQLQVEDISINDLIDEVLIDANDRLELKSIKLVKGYEDGMCMVSVDKERMKIALLNIIVNAIEAMEAEKGILKIGTANVNNKCCITIIDNGSGINKESIAKIFEPYFTGKPKGTGLGLTSTQNIILNHKGTIDVESEEGKGSTFTINLNFAENC is encoded by the coding sequence ATGAAACTACAGATTGAAAATCGCGTAAAGGCAGGTTATATCGCAGTCTTCCTGCTGCTAACACTGTCATACATTTCTTTTTTTATCTCTACCAGTAAGCTGAAAGAACAGACAACCCTGGTTCAGCATACCAACATTATCATCAACAGGTTACAATCCCTATTATCTCATCTTACAGATGCGGAAACGGGTTCACGCGGATACATGATCATAAAAGACACGCAGTTTCTTTCGGAATATAATGAAAGTTTTTCCCTGTTAAAACCTGATTTTCTTGCATTAAGGGAATTATGGAAAGACAATGAAATGCAGGAAACAAGGCTTGAAACACTTAAGACAAGGATAAATGAAAAATACAGGATAATGAAGGAAATGATTATATCCTTCGATAATCATGACATGCAGACAACTGATTCACTTAAATCAATGTCATACCACGGTAAGGAAGTTATGGACACTATAAGAGATATGGTAAATACAATGGAGAATACGGAAAAAAATTTCCTGGCGGAACGCACAAATAAGATGAACAGCGTTTTAAAAACGCTTAATGTATTTATTATTACTTCTATTATAATTGCTGTAGTGCTTGCGCTCTATTCCTGGGTGGTTTATAATAAAGAAAACAGGGCTAAAAAAATCGCAGCCTCGCATGCAACGAGATACCGCATTGAGCTTGAAAAAAGAGTTGATGAACTGAATGAAGCCAACCGCGAATTAAAGGAATTGAGAAGTATTGAAAAATTCGCGGCCAGTGGCCGTATAGCCAGGCAAATGGCACATGAAATAAGAAACCCCTTAACCAATATAGGTCTTGCTTCAGAACAATTACGCAGCGATCTTAATGGCAATGAAGATTATGTTATCTTTTTTGATATGATAGACCGCAATGCAAAACGTATTAACCAATTAGTGTCAGACCTGCTTAATTCTACAAAATTTGCACAATTACAGGTAGAAGATATTTCTATTAATGATTTGATTGACGAAGTGCTGATAGATGCCAACGATCGCCTGGAATTAAAGTCCATCAAACTCGTAAAAGGCTATGAAGATGGAATGTGCATGGTTTCTGTAGATAAAGAAAGGATGAAGATAGCCCTGTTAAATATCATAGTAAATGCCATAGAAGCAATGGAAGCAGAAAAGGGCATTTTAAAAATAGGTACTGCCAATGTAAATAATAAATGTTGCATTACCATAATCGATAACGGCTCTGGCATAAACAAAGAATCTATTGCTAAAATATTTGAACCCTACTTTACAGGGAAACCCAAAGGAACCGGCTTAGGACTTACATCCACGCAAAACATAATATTAAACCATAAAGGAACTATTGATGTAGAAAGTGAGGAGGGAAAAGGTTCTACATTTACCATCAACTTAAACTTCGCTGAGAACTGCTAA